A genome region from Methanobacterium subterraneum includes the following:
- a CDS encoding tRNA pseudouridine(54/55) synthase Pus10, which yields MNKIKEQTQKIIEISEGNICNRCLGRNFYPQLSGNDNQERGIYVKDVLEIVTTVPDESETCYVCGDIFLNLGDALEKIINTIHDSKVEFKTFLVGCRLPREILEKERKIQEEIGNTSDSIKKEINRELGKELEHRLEREVDFDNPHLVIMMDFTRDRVELQMNPLFIEGRYRKLLRGIPQTRWPCRKCRGKGCERCDFTGKMYPESVEELIAEKVLDATEGHESRFHGAGREDVDVRMLGRGRPFVLEIKEPRVRELKLEELTSQINQECQGKVEVLDLKMVNKDRRSGIKASSTETYKTYRALVELEETVDEDKLNDLNSLNIIKQRTPIRVSHRRADKIRTREVKEIQVKLLDSNHFELIVNCEGGLYIKELISSDENRTRPSVTSLLGISAKCIELDVLEVNI from the coding sequence ATGAATAAAATTAAAGAACAAACCCAGAAAATAATTGAAATCAGCGAAGGGAACATTTGCAATCGTTGTCTGGGTAGGAATTTTTATCCCCAGCTTTCAGGTAATGACAATCAAGAACGGGGAATCTATGTTAAGGATGTTCTCGAAATTGTCACTACAGTTCCGGATGAGAGTGAAACTTGCTATGTATGTGGAGATATTTTTTTAAACTTGGGAGATGCCCTTGAAAAAATAATCAACACAATCCATGATTCCAAAGTTGAATTTAAAACCTTTCTGGTAGGTTGCCGCCTTCCCCGGGAAATTCTGGAAAAAGAGAGAAAAATACAGGAAGAAATTGGAAACACCAGTGACAGTATCAAGAAAGAAATTAACCGGGAGTTGGGTAAAGAATTAGAACACCGCCTGGAACGGGAAGTGGATTTTGACAACCCCCACTTGGTGATTATGATGGACTTTACCCGTGACCGGGTGGAGCTTCAGATGAATCCATTGTTCATTGAGGGCAGATACCGCAAGCTTCTAAGGGGTATCCCCCAGACCAGATGGCCCTGCCGAAAATGCAGGGGAAAGGGATGTGAGAGATGCGATTTCACCGGTAAAATGTACCCCGAATCTGTTGAAGAATTAATAGCCGAAAAGGTTTTAGATGCAACTGAAGGTCATGAATCTCGATTTCACGGTGCTGGAAGGGAAGACGTGGATGTTAGGATGTTAGGCAGAGGGAGGCCATTTGTACTGGAGATAAAGGAGCCCAGAGTACGTGAATTAAAACTGGAAGAACTGACATCCCAAATAAATCAGGAATGCCAGGGTAAAGTAGAAGTTCTTGATTTAAAAATGGTGAATAAAGATCGCAGAAGTGGAATTAAAGCATCATCAACCGAAACCTACAAAACCTACCGTGCCCTGGTAGAACTGGAAGAAACGGTTGATGAAGATAAATTGAATGATTTAAATTCCCTTAATATAATCAAACAACGGACTCCTATTCGAGTTTCCCATAGGAGAGCTGATAAGATCCGTACACGAGAAGTGAAGGAAATTCAAGTTAAACTATTGGATTCAAACCACTTTGAATTGATTGTGAATTGTGAAGGTGGATTGTATATTAAAGAACTTATATCCAGTGATGAAAATCGAACCCGGCCCAGTGTGACATCCTTACTGGGCATATCTGCCAAGTGTATCGAGTTGGATGTGTTAGAGGTTAACATTTAA
- a CDS encoding 50S ribosomal protein L21e, producing MTQRSRGFRSKTRYKLKKTLRTGRSNPITKKIQTFQEDDLVHIIIDPSVHKGQPHPRFHGKTGKVAEKRGRAYIVAINDGNKAKKLIIRPEHLKIQE from the coding sequence ATGACTCAGAGATCAAGAGGTTTTAGAAGTAAAACAAGGTACAAGCTTAAAAAGACTTTAAGAACAGGGAGAAGCAATCCCATAACCAAAAAGATACAGACCTTCCAGGAAGACGATCTGGTTCACATAATAATCGACCCCAGCGTTCACAAAGGCCAACCTCACCCACGTTTCCATGGTAAAACTGGTAAAGTGGCTGAAAAAAGAGGCCGAGCTTACATAGTAGCAATTAATGATGGGAATAAAGCTAAAAAACTGATTATTCGACCTGAACACCTGAAAATACAGGAGTGA
- a CDS encoding RNA polymerase Rpb4 family protein: protein MIGKRVIETDPIPLVQVKPMLEEREEVHELNYEQNLALDHVTKFAKISVENAEKLVGELEEIIKKTQAIKIADVMPEDMDDMRLIFAKERGSHKKEEMEKILKIVDKYRENKE, encoded by the coding sequence ATGATTGGTAAAAGAGTCATTGAGACCGACCCAATACCTCTAGTGCAAGTCAAACCAATGCTGGAAGAGCGAGAGGAAGTTCATGAACTTAATTATGAACAGAACCTGGCCCTGGATCATGTTACCAAATTCGCTAAAATATCAGTGGAGAATGCAGAGAAGCTGGTTGGTGAACTGGAAGAGATTATCAAAAAGACCCAGGCGATTAAGATAGCAGATGTCATGCCGGAAGATATGGATGACATGAGACTGATTTTTGCCAAGGAAAGGGGATCTCATAAAAAGGAAGAAATGGAAAAAATACTGAAAATTGTTGATAAATACCGGGAAAACAAGGAATAA
- a CDS encoding DUF655 domain-containing protein produces MEDYAIILDYLPLGYVKAGSNSYKRKPVAQAIGTEEFTLLELTPKESENLDIHEKVYIGAGKRDKIARVNRRLPFNKMTSTAKIELNYVIEEIIKAKEDKFIEFFNEAGPISTRLHQIELLPGVGKKHMWDIIEARKEAPFQNFADVKERVPMLSDPVKLIAKRIHLELEAAEDRKGKKKYILFTRPPKRKFQN; encoded by the coding sequence ATGGAGGATTATGCTATTATTTTGGACTATCTGCCTCTTGGTTATGTTAAAGCAGGATCAAATTCCTATAAACGTAAACCTGTGGCTCAGGCAATTGGTACAGAAGAATTCACCCTGCTGGAGCTAACACCCAAAGAAAGTGAAAACCTGGACATCCATGAAAAGGTTTACATCGGGGCAGGCAAAAGAGACAAAATTGCCAGGGTCAACCGCAGACTACCCTTCAATAAAATGACATCAACAGCTAAAATAGAGCTTAATTACGTTATTGAGGAAATTATAAAGGCAAAAGAAGATAAGTTTATAGAATTCTTCAATGAAGCCGGCCCCATTTCAACTAGACTGCACCAGATTGAACTTTTACCAGGTGTTGGTAAAAAGCATATGTGGGATATCATTGAGGCTCGGAAGGAAGCACCTTTCCAAAATTTTGCCGATGTTAAAGAACGAGTTCCCATGCTATCTGACCCTGTGAAACTCATTGCCAAACGAATTCACCTGGAACTGGAAGCAGCAGAAGATAGGAAGGGTAAAAAGAAATACATCCTCTTTACCAGACCCCCTAAACGGAAATTCCAAAACTAA